In the genome of Piliocolobus tephrosceles isolate RC106 chromosome 20, ASM277652v3, whole genome shotgun sequence, one region contains:
- the CEBPB gene encoding CCAAT/enhancer-binding protein beta, producing MQRLVAWDPACLPLPPPPAFKSMEVANFYYEADCLAAAYGGKAAPAAPPAARPGPRPPAGELGSIGDHERAIDFSPYLEPLGAPQAPAPATATDTFEAAPPAPAPAPASSGQHHDFLSDLFSDDYGGKNCKKPAEYGYVSLGRLGAAKGALHPGCFAPLHPPPPPPPPPAELKAEPGFEPADCKRKEEAGAPGGGAGMAAGFPYALRAYLGYQAVPSGSSGSLSTSSSSSPPGTPSPADAKAPPAACYAGAAPPPSQVKSKAKKTVDKHSDEYKIRRERNNIAVRKSRDKAKMRNLETQHKVLELTAENERLQKKVEQLSRELSTLRNLFKQLPEPLLASSGHC from the coding sequence ATGCAACGCCTGGTGGCCTGGGACCCAGCATGTCTCCCCCTGCCGCCGCCGCCTGCCTTTAAATCCATGGAAGTGGCCAACTTCTACTACGAGGCGGACTGCTTGGCTGCTGCGTACGGCGGCAAGGCGGCCCCCGCGGCGCCCCCCGCGGCCAGACCCGGGCCGCGCCCCCCCGCCGGCGAGCTGGGCAGCATCGGCGACCACGAGCGCGCCATCGACTTCAGCCCGTACCTGGAGCCGCTGGGCGCGCCGCAGGCCCCGGCGCCCGCCACGGCCACGGACACCTTCGAGGCGGCTCCGCCCGCGCCCGCCCCCGCGCCCGCCTCCTCCGGGCAGCACCACGACTTCCTCTCCGACCTCTTCTCCGACGACTACGGGGGCAAGAACTGCAAGAAGCCGGCCGAGTACGGCTACGTGAGCCTGGGGCGCCTGGGGGCCGCCAAGGGCGCGCTGCACCCCGGCTGCTTCGCGCCCCTGCACCCGCcacccccgccgccgccgccgcccgccgaGCTCAAGGCGGAGCCGGGCTTCGAGCCCGCGGACTGCAAGCGGAAGGAGGAGGCCGGGGCGCCGGGCGGCGGCGCAGGCATGGCGGCGGGCTTCCCGTACGCGCTGCGCGCTTACCTCGGCTACCAGGCGGTGCCGAGCGGCAGCAGCGGGAGCCTCTCCACGTCCTCGTCGTCCAGCCCGCCCGGCACGCCAAGCCCCGCCGACGCCAAGGCGCCCCCGGCCGCCTGCTACGCGGGGGCCGCGCCGCCGCCCTCGCAGGTCAAGAGCAAGGCCAAGAAGACAGTGGACAAGCACAGCGACGAGTACAAGATCCGGCGCGAGCGCAACAACATCGCCGTGCGCAAGAGCCGCGACAAGGCCAAGATGCGCAACCTGGAGACGCAGCACAAGGTCCTGGAGCTCACGGCCGAGAACGAGCGGCTGCAGAAGAAGGTGGAGCAGCTGTCGCGCGAGCTCAGCACCCTGCGGAACTTGTTCAAGCAGCTGCCCGAGCCC